Proteins encoded by one window of Chondromyces crocatus:
- a CDS encoding MerR family transcriptional regulator, translating into MTTRERQESDLRRWKVGELAKRTGISVRTLHHYDEIGLFSPSHRSRAGHRLYGPEDLLRLQQILSLRQLGLSLEEIGDTLKRRGTSAAQVVADHLVRVRDRIQHLSRLAVRLESLATALERQEAVSPDDLLKTMEAMIMFEKYYSEEQLQKLAARREALGDDVIRETEAEWPKLIAAVRAEMEKGTEPAHPEVQKLAARWKELIERFTGGDPGIRASLQKMYENEPSVAEKNHMDPAMMKFIGDAWAAAAQR; encoded by the coding sequence ATGACCACCCGGGAACGACAGGAAAGCGACCTGCGCCGATGGAAGGTGGGCGAGCTGGCGAAGCGCACCGGCATCTCGGTCCGCACGCTCCACCACTACGACGAGATTGGCCTGTTCTCTCCATCCCACCGCTCTCGGGCGGGTCACCGGCTCTACGGGCCGGAGGATCTCCTGCGCTTGCAGCAGATCCTGTCACTGCGGCAGCTCGGGCTCTCGCTCGAGGAGATCGGCGACACCTTGAAGCGGCGAGGCACCTCGGCCGCCCAGGTCGTCGCAGATCACCTCGTGCGCGTGCGCGATCGGATCCAGCACCTCTCGCGGCTCGCCGTGCGGCTCGAAAGCCTCGCGACGGCCCTGGAGCGGCAGGAAGCCGTATCCCCCGACGACCTGTTGAAGACGATGGAGGCGATGATCATGTTCGAGAAGTACTACTCCGAAGAGCAGCTCCAGAAGCTCGCCGCGCGCCGCGAAGCGCTCGGTGACGACGTCATCCGTGAGACCGAGGCCGAGTGGCCGAAGCTCATCGCCGCCGTGCGTGCGGAGATGGAGAAAGGGACCGAGCCGGCGCACCCCGAGGTGCAGAAGCTCGCTGCGCGCTGGAAGGAGCTGATCGAGCGCTTCACGGGCGGCGATCCGGGCATCCGCGCCTCGCTCCAGAAGATGTACGAGAACGAGCCATCGGTCGCCGAGAAGAACCACATGGATCCCGCGATGATGAAGTTCATCGGCGACGCCTGGGCCGCGGCCGCGCAGCGCTGA